CGGCCACCCTCTCCCCATCCGATGGGGAGAGGGACGGGGTGAGGGGCTGCAGCCGTCAGAACGGCTACAGTATTTATGTAACTGCTATAGCCCGCCGCCTTAACCTCCATCCCCGCCCCACTCATCATGAATCCCAACACCAAACGGGCGATATTCCGCTGGCTGCACATCATCTTCGCGCTGCCCATCGTCGCCTACATTTATGGTCCGCCGGCCGAGACGGTCCAATATCTCCCCTATTTCCGGTTCATTTATTTGCCCGTGGTTGTGCTCACGGGATTGTGGATGTGGCAAGGCCCGGCCATCAGTGGACTTTTTTCAAAAACACGGTGAACGCCGCCGCGGTGGGGCGGTGCTAGGTCGGGCTCAGAGGCGCCGCACGCAACGAAACCCGGTGCCCGAGGTCAGGGACGCGCCTTCCCGCAGGGCGCAACAGTTGTCGGGCGCGTTGGACGCGTAGCCTCCGCCCCGGCGCACGCGTCTGCCACGCTGACCGTATCCGGCCCGTGAGTGTCCGGCACGGTCGCGAGCGCATTGGCATACCAATTGGGATCGTGCCAGTCCCAGCACCATTCCCACACGTTGCCCGCCATGTCATACAGGCCAAAACCATTCGGCGCGAAGTAGCCGCCCGGACTGGTGTAAGGCGGCGGCGCGTTGCTGAAGGCGGGATGATAACCGCCGGTGCTGACATCGTAGGCGTAGGCGGCACCGGCGTAGTAATTCGCGCGGCTGTGTGAAATGACGTTCGTGTCCGACCACGGAAAGCGGTTGGTCAGTGCACCGCCGCGCGCCGCCCGCTCCCATTCCGCTTCCGTGGGCAGCCGATAGCCATTCGCCGCCCAGTTGACGAACGAGTTGCTGATCGTCACCTGCCCGGTGCAGTAAAGCCCGGTCTGGTCGGCGTTGGTGTGGTAACAGGGCATCAGGCCTTCCATCTGGGAACGCGCGTTGCACCATTTCACCGCGTCATACCAATACGCATACGTGACGGGATGCGTGATGGCCTTGGCGAGACCGGCGCTGGCGGAAAAATTGTAGCCATGATTCGTCGCCCACGAACAAACGATGTCCCACAGCGCCTTTGAAACTTCCATGCGGTCCATGTAAAACCCGCTCACGGTTGCCGTATGAACCGGCAGTTCGTCGGCGCCCAGATCGCCAAAGGAGTCCCCCATCAAAAAGGAGCCGCCGGGCACGAGTGCCAGGTTGGTCGCCACCGCCAGCACGCGATAAAAACGCTGCGGCGTGCCGCTCCAACCGGCGTCAGATACGCGGAGCGGCTCCGCCGTAATCCAGCCGTTGGTCAGGCATAGCCAGTTGGTCGTTGCAACCAGCGTGTCGGTGTATTGGACCTGACATAACGCTCCCGTGACCCCGCTCACAATGAGCTGGGGAGAACCGTTGGTGAGACCAATCCGCAACGTGGGCTGGCCCGGCGCAAGTCCGGCGACTCCAAGGAGACAACTCACCAGCCAGGCACGCCCCCGTGATTGAGCGACGGAAGTTTTCATGACTCACTCCTTTCTCTTTGAACCCAAATCAGGCACGCAGAACGTGCCAAACGCGCGTCATCCGTCCCGGGCCGGCCGGCTGAAGGGCCTGATGGACCCCATGGCGTTGCCCGCGAACTGTAAACGCGAGGGCGAACGAAATGGGAACGACCAATCGCGACGTTCAGCCATCTCCACATTCGTTCAGCCCGCAACGACGCCTCACGGCAGGTCGAGACGCAGTCGAAAACAGCGGTTCAGTTCGGAAGCC
This genomic stretch from Verrucomicrobiia bacterium harbors:
- a CDS encoding SUMF1/EgtB/PvdO family nonheme iron enzyme — translated: MKTSVAQSRGRAWLVSCLLGVAGLAPGQPTLRIGLTNGSPQLIVSGVTGALCQVQYTDTLVATTNWLCLTNGWITAEPLRVSDAGWSGTPQRFYRVLAVATNLALVPGGSFLMGDSFGDLGADELPVHTATVSGFYMDRMEVSKALWDIVCSWATNHGYNFSASAGLAKAITHPVTYAYWYDAVKWCNARSQMEGLMPCYHTNADQTGLYCTGQVTISNSFVNWAANGYRLPTEAEWERAARGGALTNRFPWSDTNVISHSRANYYAGAAYAYDVSTGGYHPAFSNAPPPYTSPGGYFAPNGFGLYDMAGNVWEWCWDWHDPNWYANALATVPDTHGPDTVSVADACAGAEATRPTRPTTVAPCGKARP